One Littorina saxatilis isolate snail1 linkage group LG14, US_GU_Lsax_2.0, whole genome shotgun sequence genomic region harbors:
- the LOC138947511 gene encoding protein roadkill-like translates to MAVCRVSTPPIPEVSCPVAENWCYTQVKVIKFSYIWTINNFSFCREEMGEVLKSSTFSAGANDKLKWCLRVNPKGLDEESKDYLSLYLLLVSCNKSEVRAKFKFSILNAKREETKAMESQRAYRFVQGKDWGFKKFIRRDFLMDEANGLLPDDKLTIFCEVSVVGDTVNVSGQSNCTPVKVPECRLSEDLGQLFQSSSFSDVFLSVGGHEFRVHKSILAARSPVFYAMFEHEMTESKRNRVEITDVDHDVMREMLRFIYTGRAPNLDKMADELLAAADKYALERLKVMCEEALCSNLMIDNVCEILVLADLHSADQLKSHAIDFINSHATDVMDSSGWKDIISSHPHLIAEAFRALASQQSPPLGPPRKRMKQT, encoded by the exons ATGGCGGTGTGCCGCGTTTCCACGCCTCCCATCCCCGAAGTCTCGTGCCCGGTGGCGGAAAACTGGTGCTACACTCAG gtgaaaGTGATCAAGTTCTCCTACATATGGACCATCAACAACTTCAGCTTCTGCAGGGAGGAGATGGGAGAGGTTCTCAAGAGTTCAACCTTCTCGGCTGGCGCCAACGACAAACTCAAATG GTGTTTACGGGTGAACCCCAAAGGCTTGGACGAGGAGAGCAAGGACTACCTGTCGCTCTACCTGCTCCTCGTTTCCTGTAACAAGAGTGAGGTGCGGGCAAAGTTCAAGTTCTCCATTCTCAATGCCAAGCGAGAAGAAACCAAAGCCATGG AGAGCCAGCGAGCTTACAGATTTGTCCAGGGGAAAGACTGGGGTTTTAAAAAGTTCATCCGACGAGATTTCCTGATGGATGAAGCCAACGGGTTATTACCAGACGACAAGTTAACAATATTCTGTGAG GTGAGTGTAGTGGGGGACACAGTAAACGTGTCGGGCCAGTCCAACTGCACACCAGTCAAGGTCCCGGAGTGTCGACTCAGCGAGGATCTTGGTCAGCTGTTCCAGAGCTCGTCGTTTAGCGACGTCTTTCTCAGTGTCGGGGGTCACGAGTTCAGGGTGCACAAGTCAATACTTGCTG CGCGATCACCAGTGTTTTACGCAATGTTTGAACACGAGATGACAGAAAGCAAAAGG AATCGGGTGGAgattacagacgtggaccatgATGTGATGAGAGAAATGCTGCGCTTTATCTACACAGGGCGAGCGCCCAACCTCGACAAAATGGCTGACGAATTGCTTGCAGCTGCAGATAAG TACGCACTGGAGCGACTGAAGGTGATGTGTGAAGAAGCCCTCTGCTCTAACCTGATGATCGACAACGTCTGTGAGATCCTCGTCCTGGCCGACCTCCACAGTGCAGATCAACTCAAGTCACACGCCATCGACTTCATTAACAG CCATGCGACAGACGTGATGGACTCGTCAGGGTGGAAGGACATCATCAgctcccacccccacctcatCGCCGAAGCGTTCCGCGCCCTGGCTTCACAACAATCCCCGCCACTCGGCCCCCCGCGCAAACGCATGAAGCAGACGTAA